One stretch of Saccharomonospora xinjiangensis XJ-54 DNA includes these proteins:
- a CDS encoding neutral zinc metallopeptidase, giving the protein MHTVGDAAGDPAREPGPVRPYLEDLPLELWDSDDTAESRPASTRRSRWRAALPVAVALALACVFVAVLPSLGEPDQAQPAAPVSGDSVPSLASIGDNRLLRSGTELADVRCELPPLRGEQERLHAFYTAELRCLERAWKPALARSGVPFAPVVVNITDDPVTACGELPPADQATGLYCAEDATIYLPRARTLEAFGLTEEAHIATLAHEYGHHVQHLSGILADANRQLSRYPSGSPPDRELGRRVELQANCFAGAFLASASGRGSITDDLGDAAVNDFRNWVDSETHGTSETQRKWAARGFRDGDMGQCNTWYAPSEDVA; this is encoded by the coding sequence CACTGTCGGCGACGCGGCAGGAGACCCGGCTCGCGAGCCAGGGCCGGTCCGGCCGTACCTTGAAGATCTTCCGCTGGAGCTTTGGGATTCGGACGACACGGCCGAGTCCAGACCGGCTTCCACGCGGAGATCGCGGTGGCGCGCCGCGCTTCCCGTCGCCGTGGCTCTCGCGCTTGCCTGCGTGTTCGTCGCCGTCCTGCCGTCTCTCGGTGAACCAGACCAGGCGCAGCCCGCCGCTCCGGTGTCTGGCGACAGCGTCCCTTCCCTCGCGTCGATCGGCGACAACCGCCTGCTGAGAAGCGGCACGGAGCTGGCCGACGTGCGGTGCGAACTGCCGCCACTGCGCGGGGAACAGGAGCGGCTGCACGCGTTCTACACCGCCGAATTGCGGTGCCTGGAACGCGCCTGGAAACCGGCGTTGGCACGCTCCGGCGTCCCGTTCGCTCCGGTGGTCGTCAACATCACCGACGACCCGGTGACCGCGTGCGGCGAGCTGCCTCCCGCAGACCAGGCCACCGGGCTGTATTGCGCGGAGGACGCCACCATCTACCTGCCGCGTGCCCGCACTCTGGAGGCGTTCGGACTCACCGAGGAAGCACACATCGCCACCCTCGCCCACGAGTACGGCCACCACGTGCAGCACCTCAGCGGCATACTGGCCGACGCGAACAGGCAGCTGAGCCGCTATCCCTCCGGCAGCCCGCCCGATCGGGAACTGGGCAGGCGCGTCGAGTTGCAGGCGAACTGTTTCGCAGGAGCTTTCCTCGCCAGCGCCTCGGGAAGAGGGTCGATCACGGACGACCTCGGTGACGCCGCGGTAAACGACTTCCGCAACTGGGTGGACAGCGAGACGCACGGCACCAGCGAGACTCAGCGGAAGTGGGCCGCTCGTGGGTTCCGCGATGGCGACATGGGGCAGTGCAACACGTGGTACGCGCCGAGCGAGGACGTCGCGTAA